A genomic region of Pirellulales bacterium contains the following coding sequences:
- a CDS encoding ABC transporter permease, whose translation MAIATPPTTARTTAAGQVPSPVCPLPWLAAWTLCRREWVRFIRQKNRVFSALGQPIIFWILFSSLVGTSFKWPGNAYEGSYSEYFFPGTLVMILLFTAIFATISVIEDRREGFLQAVLVAPIPRWSMVIGKVLGGTLIAVAHAAVFLLLGFWLGIALNLPIFLIALAYLFIVGMALTALGLAIAWPMQSTQGFHAIMMVFLLPLWLLSGAFFQPSNNWMAWVIALNPLTYCVAMLRRILYWAASADTYEKVTQELPPTWLCATVTLLFLAGTFALAWRVAAVRATRDAI comes from the coding sequence ATGGCCATCGCAACTCCGCCAACCACAGCGCGAACGACCGCGGCAGGACAAGTGCCGTCGCCGGTCTGCCCGTTGCCGTGGCTGGCGGCATGGACGCTCTGCCGGCGCGAATGGGTGCGGTTCATTCGGCAGAAGAATCGTGTGTTTAGCGCTCTGGGGCAGCCGATCATTTTTTGGATTCTGTTTAGTTCCTTGGTAGGCACGTCGTTTAAGTGGCCCGGCAACGCCTACGAGGGTTCGTACAGCGAATACTTTTTCCCCGGCACGCTGGTGATGATCCTGCTCTTCACGGCAATCTTCGCCACGATCTCGGTAATCGAAGACCGCCGCGAAGGTTTTTTGCAAGCGGTCTTGGTCGCGCCAATTCCACGGTGGTCGATGGTGATTGGCAAAGTACTCGGCGGCACATTGATCGCCGTCGCCCATGCGGCGGTGTTTTTGCTGCTGGGGTTTTGGCTCGGAATTGCTTTGAACTTGCCAATTTTCTTGATTGCGCTGGCGTATTTATTCATCGTCGGGATGGCGCTCACCGCTTTGGGGTTGGCCATCGCCTGGCCGATGCAGTCGACGCAAGGCTTTCATGCCATTATGATGGTATTCTTATTACCACTGTGGCTCCTCTCGGGGGCATTTTTTCAGCCGTCGAACAACTGGATGGCCTGGGTCATCGCGCTCAATCCGCTCACGTACTGCGTGGCCATGTTGCGGCGAATTTTGTACTGGGCGGCCTCTGCCGACACGTATGAAAAAGTGACCCAGGAGCTACCGCCAACCTGGCTTTGCGCGACGGTGACGCTATTATTCCTGGCGGGAACATTTGCCTTGGCATGGCGCGTGGCCGCCGTGCGAGCTACGAGGGATGCAATATGA
- a CDS encoding SCO family protein has protein sequence MKNGVLMFWIGLIVLGSAAYGSWVVIRELKEHHRDPTAAPAGVATSPAEKGPTIKDFQLTERSNLPFHSKEVEGQVWIASFFFSNCDKDCWRLNQVLRTIQDEITDLGFRIVSISCDPEQDTPEVLQAYASRLGADRGRWVFLTGDLKYIQRIGKEIFLQEVAPGFHMNRALLVDRQGSIRGSFDLLDPEKVAEMKVEIRRLLAENSTGGEHSSDAATPGS, from the coding sequence ATGAAAAACGGCGTATTGATGTTTTGGATCGGTTTGATCGTCCTCGGCTCGGCCGCTTACGGTTCGTGGGTGGTGATTCGAGAACTCAAGGAGCATCATCGAGACCCAACGGCTGCGCCCGCTGGTGTCGCGACGTCGCCCGCTGAAAAAGGGCCTACCATCAAAGATTTTCAATTGACCGAGCGCAGCAACTTGCCCTTTCACTCCAAGGAGGTAGAAGGTCAGGTGTGGATCGCCAGTTTCTTTTTCTCGAATTGCGATAAAGACTGCTGGCGGCTGAACCAGGTGCTGCGCACGATTCAGGATGAAATCACCGACCTAGGCTTTCGCATTGTCAGCATCTCGTGCGATCCAGAGCAAGATACGCCCGAAGTGTTGCAAGCCTATGCCAGTCGCCTAGGTGCCGACCGTGGTCGTTGGGTATTCCTCACGGGAGACTTGAAGTATATCCAGCGAATCGGCAAAGAAATCTTCCTGCAAGAAGTGGCCCCCGGTTTCCATATGAATCGCGCGCTGCTGGTGGATCGCCAAGGCAGCATCCGCGGCAGCTTTGACCTGCTTGACCCCGAAAAGGTTGCCGAAATGAAGGTGGAGATTCGGCGCTTGCTGGCTGAGAACTCGACAGGCGGCGAGCATTCTTCCGACGCCGCAACTCCTGGATCCTGA